From the Desulfovibrio sp. JY genome, one window contains:
- a CDS encoding 4Fe-4S binding protein, whose translation MQSAPILTPSTLSVNDLPWQVDWDIHTCTLCGRCTSVCPVSAIELGVFRKRTVEATLALQKKPTNNYSIYYGIRQRTDPAYRCIGCAMCNMVCPNNAITPRLRPEATTLKFHNNRGGQARTRGGRRNDSGSLLDQIKFIRISMLTDPALDAGRHEFELRTLLGRVQPPEEGLHALEEHAWVPAVREIYPLMIGSMSFGALSPNMWEGLIMGVTYLNEELNMPVRMCTGEGGCPPRLLRSRFLKYVVLQIASGYFGWDEIIKALPDMKEDPCAIEIKYGQGAKPGDGGLLMWYKVNKLIAAIRGVPQGVSLPSPPTHQTQYSIEESVAKMIQSMSMAWGFRVPVYPKISGTTSSTAVLNNLIRNPYAAGLAIDGEDGGTGAAYNVSMNHMGHPIATNLRDCYEDLCTAGKQNEIPLIAGGGIGKNGNLAANAAALIMLGASAVQSGKYMMQAAAGCLGSEHDRCNVCNIGVCPKGITSQDPRLYRRLDPEKVAERLVDVFLSFDTELRKIVAPLGRSTSLPIGMSDALGISDYHAAQRLKIKYVV comes from the coding sequence ATGCAATCAGCTCCAATCCTTACCCCGTCCACACTAAGCGTCAACGACCTGCCCTGGCAGGTGGACTGGGACATACACACCTGCACCCTGTGCGGGCGCTGCACCTCCGTGTGCCCGGTAAGCGCCATCGAACTCGGCGTGTTCCGCAAGCGCACCGTCGAGGCCACCCTGGCTTTGCAGAAAAAGCCCACCAACAACTATTCCATTTATTACGGCATCCGCCAGCGCACCGATCCGGCCTACCGCTGCATCGGCTGCGCCATGTGCAACATGGTATGCCCCAATAACGCCATCACCCCGCGCCTGCGCCCCGAAGCCACCACGCTCAAGTTCCACAACAATCGTGGCGGCCAGGCCCGCACCCGGGGCGGTCGGCGCAACGACTCCGGCAGCCTGCTCGACCAGATCAAGTTCATCCGCATCTCCATGCTCACCGACCCGGCCCTGGACGCCGGCCGGCACGAGTTCGAGCTGCGCACCCTGCTCGGCCGGGTGCAGCCGCCCGAGGAAGGCCTCCACGCCCTGGAAGAGCACGCCTGGGTGCCGGCGGTGCGCGAGATCTATCCGCTGATGATCGGCTCCATGTCCTTCGGCGCGCTCTCCCCCAACATGTGGGAAGGGCTGATCATGGGCGTCACCTACTTAAACGAGGAACTGAACATGCCGGTGCGCATGTGCACGGGCGAGGGCGGCTGTCCGCCGCGCCTTCTGCGCTCCCGCTTCCTCAAGTACGTGGTGCTCCAGATCGCCTCGGGCTACTTCGGCTGGGACGAGATCATTAAGGCCCTGCCGGACATGAAAGAGGACCCCTGCGCCATCGAGATCAAGTACGGCCAGGGCGCCAAGCCCGGCGACGGCGGGCTGCTCATGTGGTACAAGGTCAACAAGCTCATCGCCGCCATCCGCGGCGTGCCCCAGGGCGTGTCCCTGCCGAGCCCGCCCACCCACCAGACCCAGTATTCCATCGAGGAGTCCGTGGCCAAGATGATCCAGTCCATGTCCATGGCCTGGGGATTCCGCGTGCCGGTCTACCCGAAGATTTCCGGCACCACCTCGTCCACGGCGGTGCTCAACAACCTCATCCGCAACCCCTACGCGGCCGGGCTCGCCATCGACGGCGAGGACGGCGGCACGGGCGCGGCCTACAACGTCTCCATGAACCACATGGGGCACCCCATCGCCACCAACCTGCGCGACTGCTATGAAGACCTGTGCACCGCCGGCAAGCAGAACGAGATTCCGCTGATCGCCGGAGGCGGCATCGGCAAGAACGGCAACCTGGCCGCCAACGCCGCCGCGCTGATCATGCTCGGCGCCAGCGCCGTGCAGTCCGGCAAGTACATGATGCAGGCCGCCGCCGGCTGCCTGGGCTCCGAACACGACCGTTGCAACGTATGCAACATCGGCGTGTGCCCCAAGGGCATCACCTCCCAGGACCCCCGCCTGTACCGGCGGCTGGACCCGGAAAAGGTGGCCGAGCGTCTGGTCGACGTGTTCCTCTCCTTCGACACCGAACTGCGCAAGATCGTCGCCCCGCTCGGACGTTCCACGTCGCTGCCCATCGGCATGTCCGACGCGCTCGGCATAAGCGATTACCACGCGGCCCAGCGCCTCAAGATCAAGTACGTGGTCTAG
- the betA gene encoding choline dehydrogenase codes for MKHYDFIIIGGGSAGCVLANRLSANPKHKVLVLEAGPWDRRLDFRIHMPAALTYPLAGKTYNWWYESDPEPHMHGRRIYQPRGKVLGGSSCINGMIYIRGNARDFENWAAHEGLADWDYAHVLPYFQRVETRLAGADGYHGVGGPLALTTPECDNPLFDAFFKATVEAGYNLTDDVNGERQEGFGRFDRTTYRGRRHNAARAYLHPIKNRENLDIVTRATANRILFEGDRAVGVEYRRGKKLRVAKGGEVICCGGAINSPQLLQLSGVGNADEIASLGITPVADLPGVGENLQDHLELYVQYACKQPVSMFPSLKWWNQPKIGLEWLFLRKGIGATNHFEAGGFIRGNDEVSHPNLQFHFLPIAIRYDGSAPAAGHGYQVHIGPMNTDVRGRVKITSHDPAVYPSILFNYLSTEKERKEWVEAIRCARNILTQPAFDPFRGDELAPGADVATDEQILDFVAREGESAYHPSCTCKMGSDPMAVTDGALRVHGLRGLRVVDASVMPSITNGNIYAPVLMLAEKAADAILGNTPPEPSSRPFYRHEPATASPSDAI; via the coding sequence ATGAAGCATTATGATTTCATCATTATCGGCGGCGGTTCGGCCGGGTGCGTCCTGGCCAACCGCTTAAGCGCCAATCCCAAGCACAAGGTCCTGGTCCTCGAGGCCGGACCCTGGGACCGCCGGCTCGATTTCCGCATCCACATGCCCGCCGCCCTGACCTATCCGCTGGCCGGCAAGACCTACAACTGGTGGTACGAATCCGACCCCGAGCCGCACATGCACGGCCGGCGCATCTACCAGCCGCGCGGCAAGGTCCTTGGCGGATCGAGCTGCATCAACGGCATGATCTACATCCGGGGCAACGCCCGGGACTTCGAGAACTGGGCGGCGCACGAGGGCCTTGCGGACTGGGACTACGCCCATGTCCTGCCCTATTTCCAGCGCGTGGAGACGCGTCTCGCCGGAGCGGACGGCTACCACGGCGTGGGCGGCCCCCTGGCCCTGACCACGCCCGAGTGCGACAACCCGCTTTTCGACGCTTTTTTCAAGGCCACGGTGGAAGCCGGCTACAACCTGACCGACGACGTCAACGGCGAGCGCCAGGAGGGCTTCGGCCGCTTCGACCGCACTACCTATCGCGGCCGCCGCCACAACGCCGCCCGGGCCTACCTCCATCCCATCAAGAACCGCGAGAACCTGGACATCGTGACCCGGGCCACGGCCAACCGCATCCTGTTCGAGGGCGACCGGGCCGTGGGCGTGGAATATCGCCGGGGTAAAAAGCTCCGCGTGGCCAAGGGCGGGGAGGTCATCTGCTGCGGCGGGGCCATCAATTCCCCGCAACTGCTCCAGCTTTCGGGCGTGGGCAACGCCGACGAGATCGCCTCGCTCGGCATCACGCCGGTGGCCGATCTGCCGGGCGTGGGCGAAAACCTCCAGGACCATCTGGAACTCTATGTCCAGTACGCCTGCAAACAGCCGGTCAGCATGTTCCCGTCGCTCAAATGGTGGAACCAGCCCAAGATCGGCCTGGAATGGCTCTTTTTGCGCAAGGGCATCGGCGCGACCAACCACTTCGAGGCCGGCGGCTTCATTCGCGGCAACGACGAGGTCAGCCACCCCAATCTCCAGTTCCACTTCCTGCCCATCGCCATCCGCTACGACGGCTCGGCCCCGGCCGCCGGCCACGGCTACCAGGTCCACATCGGCCCCATGAACACCGACGTGCGCGGTCGCGTGAAGATCACCTCCCACGACCCGGCCGTCTATCCGAGCATCCTCTTCAATTACCTGTCCACGGAAAAGGAGCGCAAGGAATGGGTCGAGGCCATCCGGTGCGCCAGAAACATCCTCACCCAGCCGGCCTTCGACCCCTTCCGGGGCGACGAACTGGCCCCGGGCGCGGATGTTGCGACCGACGAGCAGATTCTCGATTTCGTGGCCCGGGAAGGGGAGAGCGCCTACCATCCGAGTTGCACGTGCAAGATGGGCAGCGACCCCATGGCCGTCACCGACGGGGCGCTGCGCGTCCATGGTCTGCGCGGGCTCCGCGTGGTGGACGCCTCGGTCATGCCTTCCATCACCAACGGCAACATCTACGCTCCGGTGCTCATGCTGGCCGAAAAGGCCGCCGACGCCATCCTCGGCAACACGCCGCCCGAGCCGTCGTCGCGGCCGTTTTACCGCCACGAACCCGCAACCGCGTCCCCCTCGGACGCCATCTAA
- a CDS encoding FAD-dependent oxidoreductase, with protein sequence MAQQSVTIHGIENGHRVDSRILEERIQRAVTQGARDLLVEADGQHGIGGRLFVSRDEPVTVRITGAPGQRTGSMGFPGTKIIIDAPTSDDIGWLNAGAEITVLGNAGNGAANGMAQGKVMVAGNLGARGMTMTKRNPKYAAPEMWVLGSVGDYFAEFMAGGTAVVCGHEPQNPDNVLGYRPCVGMVGGQIFFRGPHKGFSLADAKLVPIDDAAYAWLTENLRSYLEAIGQSALFDTLSARDDWQCIAARTPYEKTGKTRRSMADFRANVWDAELGKGGLIGDLDTSDRTPIPLIVNGELRRFVPVWENKKYLSPCQASCPTGIPVQQRWQLVRDGLMDEAMDLALAYTPFPATVCGYLCPNLCMQGCTRNIGHLTPLDTAMLGKANVKAGHMPKLPPLSGKRVAVIGGGPAGMSVAWQLRLAGHEAVIYDLEEKLGGKISAAIPSSRIPKDVLEAEIARAQEVLPHIQLKKALAKDEFAQIVTDYDFTVLAVGANKPRMLPVPGKELATPALTFLKAAKKGTAKVGKTVVIIGAGNVGCDVATEAARLGAESITLIDIQTPASFGKERKDAEAAGAKFKWPCFTKEITAAGVTLQSGEVIPADTVILSVGDVPDLEFLDDTIATERGHVKVNGINQTTNPKVFAIGDIVKPGLLTQAIGMGRDAAKAIEDIFAGKRPVEDTRKMIDYKRAKLEYFDPRIMEFNDLNSCASQCSSCGACRDCGLCETICPTGAISRKQLGGKEFEMVSDPDKCIGCGFCGNACPCGVWTLVENTPLV encoded by the coding sequence ATGGCACAGCAAAGCGTCACCATACACGGCATCGAAAACGGCCACCGGGTGGACTCCCGCATCCTCGAGGAACGCATCCAGCGGGCCGTGACCCAGGGCGCCCGCGACCTTCTCGTCGAGGCCGACGGCCAGCACGGCATCGGCGGCCGGCTTTTCGTCTCCCGCGACGAACCCGTCACCGTGCGCATCACCGGCGCACCCGGCCAGCGCACCGGCTCCATGGGCTTCCCGGGCACGAAGATCATCATCGACGCCCCGACCTCGGACGACATCGGCTGGCTCAACGCCGGCGCCGAGATCACGGTGCTCGGCAACGCCGGCAACGGCGCGGCCAACGGCATGGCCCAGGGCAAGGTCATGGTCGCCGGCAACCTCGGCGCGCGCGGCATGACCATGACCAAGCGCAACCCCAAGTACGCGGCCCCGGAAATGTGGGTGCTTGGGAGCGTTGGCGACTATTTCGCCGAATTCATGGCCGGCGGAACGGCGGTGGTCTGCGGCCACGAGCCCCAGAATCCGGACAACGTGCTCGGCTACCGTCCGTGCGTGGGCATGGTCGGCGGCCAGATCTTCTTTCGCGGCCCGCACAAGGGCTTTTCCCTGGCCGACGCCAAGCTCGTGCCCATCGACGACGCGGCCTATGCCTGGCTCACCGAGAACCTGCGCTCCTACCTCGAGGCCATCGGCCAGTCCGCGCTCTTCGACACCCTGTCGGCGCGCGACGACTGGCAGTGCATCGCCGCCCGCACCCCCTACGAAAAAACCGGCAAGACCCGCCGTTCCATGGCCGATTTCCGCGCCAACGTCTGGGATGCGGAGCTCGGCAAGGGCGGGCTTATCGGCGACCTGGATACCAGCGACAGAACCCCCATTCCGCTGATCGTCAACGGCGAGCTGCGCCGTTTCGTGCCGGTCTGGGAAAACAAAAAATACCTTTCGCCCTGCCAGGCCAGCTGCCCCACCGGCATCCCGGTGCAGCAGCGCTGGCAGCTGGTGCGCGACGGGCTCATGGACGAAGCCATGGACCTGGCGCTCGCCTACACGCCCTTCCCGGCCACGGTCTGCGGCTATCTGTGCCCGAACCTGTGCATGCAGGGCTGTACGCGCAATATCGGCCACCTGACGCCGCTTGATACCGCCATGCTCGGCAAGGCCAACGTCAAGGCCGGCCACATGCCCAAGCTCCCGCCCCTTTCCGGCAAGCGGGTGGCCGTCATCGGCGGCGGCCCGGCCGGCATGTCCGTGGCCTGGCAGCTCCGGCTGGCCGGCCATGAAGCCGTGATCTACGACCTCGAGGAAAAGCTCGGCGGCAAGATCTCGGCGGCCATTCCGTCCAGCCGCATCCCCAAGGACGTGCTGGAGGCCGAAATCGCGCGGGCCCAGGAAGTGCTGCCGCACATCCAGCTCAAAAAGGCGCTGGCCAAGGACGAGTTCGCCCAGATCGTCACGGACTACGACTTCACGGTGCTGGCCGTCGGGGCCAACAAGCCCCGCATGCTGCCCGTTCCCGGCAAGGAGCTGGCCACCCCGGCGCTGACCTTCCTCAAGGCCGCCAAGAAGGGCACGGCCAAGGTCGGCAAGACCGTGGTCATCATCGGCGCCGGCAACGTGGGCTGCGACGTGGCCACCGAGGCCGCCCGCCTGGGGGCCGAGTCCATCACCCTCATCGACATCCAGACCCCGGCCTCTTTCGGCAAGGAACGCAAGGATGCCGAGGCCGCTGGCGCCAAGTTCAAGTGGCCCTGCTTCACCAAGGAAATCACGGCCGCGGGCGTGACCTTGCAATCCGGTGAAGTGATCCCGGCCGACACCGTCATCCTGTCGGTCGGCGACGTCCCGGACCTGGAGTTTTTGGACGACACCATCGCCACCGAGCGCGGCCATGTGAAGGTCAACGGCATCAACCAGACCACCAATCCCAAGGTGTTCGCCATCGGCGACATCGTGAAACCGGGCCTGCTTACCCAGGCCATCGGCATGGGCCGCGACGCGGCCAAGGCCATCGAGGACATCTTCGCCGGCAAGCGGCCGGTGGAGGACACGCGCAAGATGATCGACTACAAGCGGGCCAAGCTCGAGTATTTCGATCCGCGCATCATGGAGTTCAACGACCTGAATTCCTGCGCCAGCCAGTGCTCCTCCTGCGGGGCCTGCCGCGACTGCGGGCTGTGCGAGACCATCTGCCCGACCGGGGCCATCTCGCGCAAGCAGCTGGGCGGCAAGGAATTCGAGATGGTGTCCGACCCAGACAAGTGCATCGGTTGCGGCTTTTGCGGCAACGCCTGCCCCTGCGGCGTCTGGACCCTGGTGGAGAATACGCCGCTGGTGTAG
- a CDS encoding glutamate synthase yields MCRLFALSSRDPVSPMRAIEALNVMKEGHDGSGVGLFLHDLGGPFGEMKDAPILSGIFTDDGLKRLDAFMDERGFVTKSTLVLDPKTKVPAGTPVRGTYMARAYEVPADLKGKDQAERELTYMTLRVALRLMGEGKEDIRVFSFWPDTIMVKEVGDPLTVAEYLGLDRPELFCRRILAQGRQNTNYAINLYACHPFFLQGVCTMTNGENTAFIPIKEYLLSRGFPGYMGYQSDSEVFAHIMHFTLKRLGLGIEYYKHVITPLSNAEMEGHPDRELLARIKQTCRKLIIDGPNCVIGCLPEGTMFMVQDRKKLRPGVVGGKDGMFAFSSEICGLDAAIPDRDEHADFQPMHLDTAIVRPECQEVTICNQLQSLPRPH; encoded by the coding sequence ATGTGCCGCTTATTCGCCCTCAGCAGCCGGGACCCCGTGTCCCCCATGCGCGCCATCGAGGCCCTCAATGTCATGAAGGAAGGACACGACGGCTCCGGCGTCGGCCTGTTTCTGCATGATCTGGGCGGTCCTTTCGGCGAGATGAAGGACGCGCCGATCCTCTCCGGCATTTTCACGGACGACGGATTAAAGCGCCTCGACGCCTTCATGGATGAACGGGGCTTCGTCACCAAGTCCACCCTTGTGCTCGACCCCAAGACCAAGGTTCCGGCCGGCACCCCGGTACGCGGGACCTACATGGCCCGGGCCTACGAGGTCCCGGCCGACCTCAAAGGCAAGGATCAGGCCGAGCGCGAACTGACCTATATGACCCTGCGCGTGGCGCTTCGCCTCATGGGCGAGGGAAAGGAAGACATCCGCGTCTTTTCGTTCTGGCCCGACACCATCATGGTCAAGGAAGTCGGCGATCCCCTGACCGTGGCCGAATACCTCGGCCTCGACCGGCCGGAGCTTTTCTGCCGCCGCATCCTGGCCCAGGGCCGCCAGAACACCAACTACGCCATCAATCTCTACGCCTGCCACCCGTTCTTCCTGCAGGGCGTCTGCACCATGACCAACGGCGAGAACACGGCCTTTATTCCCATCAAGGAATACCTGCTCTCGCGCGGGTTTCCCGGCTATATGGGCTATCAGTCCGACTCGGAAGTCTTCGCCCATATCATGCATTTCACGCTCAAGCGCCTTGGCCTTGGCATCGAATACTACAAGCACGTCATCACGCCGCTGTCCAACGCCGAGATGGAAGGCCATCCGGACCGCGAACTGCTCGCCCGCATCAAGCAGACCTGCCGCAAGCTCATCATCGACGGGCCCAATTGCGTCATCGGCTGCCTGCCCGAGGGAACCATGTTCATGGTCCAGGACCGCAAGAAGCTGCGCCCCGGCGTGGTTGGCGGCAAGGACGGCATGTTTGCCTTTTCCTCGGAAATCTGCGGCCTCGACGCGGCCATCCCCGATCGCGACGAGCACGCCGATTTTCAACCCATGCACCTGGATACGGCCATCGTGCGCCCCGAATGCCAAGAGGTCACCATATGCAATCAGCTCCAATCCTTACCCCGTCCACACTAA
- the betB gene encoding betaine-aldehyde dehydrogenase, with amino-acid sequence MVRDTLFIDGVWRPAASGATRPTVNPATGETLARVADAGREDTLAAIAAARRAFDAGVWSDVPAPKRGAMVRRLGDLIEEHAEELAELETLDTGKTLEESRWDMADIAGIFRYFGGLADKEGGEVIASPNPDSTSLLVREPVGVCGQISPWNYPLLQAAWKMAPALAAGCAIVVKPSELTPLTTLRVTELAEEVGFPAGVFNIVTGPGDPVGAELAANPDVDLISFTGGIVTGKSIMRAAAGNVKKVALELGGKNPNIVFDDADFDVAVDYALNAVFFHAGQICSAGARLMLQDGIHDAFVAALAERIRTIRLGSGLDEGTEMGPLISAAHRDKVEGYVEIARKEGARLVCGGARPDDPALAAGYFYLPTLFTGCENAMRVVQEEVFGPVITVERFKTEDEAISRANSTIYGLSAGFWTRDPDRIARVSRKLRFGTVWVNDFNVYFTQAPWGGYKQSGLGRELGRIGLEEYQEVKHVYQNHAPKAVAWFGATGGKPF; translated from the coding sequence ATGGTTCGCGACACGCTCTTTATCGACGGTGTCTGGCGACCGGCCGCCTCCGGGGCCACGCGCCCGACCGTCAACCCGGCCACGGGCGAGACGTTGGCCCGGGTGGCCGATGCCGGCCGCGAGGATACGCTGGCCGCCATCGCCGCCGCCCGCCGGGCCTTCGATGCCGGCGTCTGGTCCGACGTGCCGGCCCCCAAACGCGGGGCCATGGTGCGACGCCTCGGCGACCTGATCGAGGAACACGCCGAGGAACTGGCCGAACTGGAGACCCTCGACACCGGCAAGACGCTGGAGGAATCGCGCTGGGACATGGCCGACATCGCCGGTATCTTCCGCTACTTCGGCGGGTTGGCCGACAAGGAGGGCGGCGAGGTCATCGCCTCACCCAACCCGGATTCCACAAGCCTGCTCGTGCGCGAGCCCGTGGGCGTGTGCGGCCAGATATCGCCCTGGAATTATCCGCTGCTCCAGGCCGCCTGGAAGATGGCCCCGGCCCTGGCCGCCGGCTGCGCCATCGTGGTCAAGCCGAGCGAGCTTACGCCCCTGACCACCCTGCGCGTCACCGAACTGGCCGAGGAGGTCGGATTTCCGGCCGGCGTCTTCAATATCGTAACCGGCCCGGGCGATCCGGTCGGAGCGGAGCTCGCGGCCAACCCGGACGTGGATCTGATCTCCTTCACCGGCGGCATCGTCACCGGCAAATCCATCATGCGGGCGGCCGCCGGCAACGTGAAAAAGGTCGCCCTGGAACTGGGCGGCAAGAATCCCAACATCGTCTTCGACGACGCCGACTTCGACGTGGCCGTGGACTACGCCCTGAACGCCGTCTTCTTCCACGCCGGCCAGATCTGCTCGGCCGGGGCGCGGCTCATGCTCCAGGACGGCATCCACGACGCCTTTGTCGCGGCCCTGGCCGAACGCATCCGCACTATCCGCCTGGGCAGCGGCCTTGACGAGGGCACGGAGATGGGGCCGCTAATTTCCGCCGCCCACCGGGACAAGGTGGAAGGCTACGTGGAAATCGCCCGAAAGGAAGGGGCTAGGCTCGTCTGCGGCGGAGCGCGCCCCGACGATCCGGCCCTGGCCGCCGGCTATTTCTACCTGCCCACGCTTTTTACGGGTTGCGAAAACGCCATGCGCGTGGTCCAGGAAGAAGTATTCGGTCCGGTCATCACCGTGGAACGCTTCAAGACCGAGGACGAGGCGATAAGCCGCGCCAACAGCACCATCTATGGTCTGTCGGCCGGGTTCTGGACCCGCGACCCGGACCGCATCGCCCGGGTTTCGCGCAAACTCCGGTTCGGCACGGTCTGGGTCAACGACTTCAACGTGTATTTCACCCAGGCCCCCTGGGGCGGCTACAAGCAGTCCGGACTTGGCCGCGAACTCGGCCGCATCGGCCTGGAAGAATACCAGGAGGTCAAGCACGTCTACCAGAACCACGCGCCGAAGGCGGTTGCGTGGTTTGGTGCAACCGGGGGGAAACCTTTCTGA
- a CDS encoding GntR family transcriptional regulator produces MEAATLFSPARPGRASEDVALQIEAAITDGSIVPGQSLPSERELQAQFRTSRGVVREALRALKQKGLLEIRKGAHGGAYVKAVGVDNVSESLALFLKQRQVSPARLIEFREAVDRALIVMAVARATQADTLELTALADALAAAAGGDAPDLDLVAEHDRECNLALARMADNPVFEWVMRAVQLGFSSLDMALYEDPDCRERTVANWRDTARAIAEREPLAALSHVSLHYAWLRRRLGKSGSSDADRKDKEQT; encoded by the coding sequence CTGGAAGCCGCCACCCTGTTTTCCCCGGCCCGGCCCGGTCGGGCCAGCGAGGACGTGGCCCTGCAAATCGAGGCCGCCATCACGGACGGGTCCATCGTGCCGGGGCAGAGCCTGCCGAGCGAGCGCGAGTTGCAGGCCCAGTTTCGCACCTCGCGCGGCGTGGTGCGCGAGGCCTTGCGGGCGCTCAAGCAAAAGGGCCTGCTCGAGATCCGAAAGGGGGCCCACGGCGGGGCCTACGTCAAGGCCGTTGGCGTGGACAACGTCAGCGAATCCCTGGCCCTGTTCCTCAAGCAGCGCCAGGTGTCGCCGGCCCGGTTGATCGAATTTCGCGAGGCCGTGGACCGGGCGCTCATCGTCATGGCCGTGGCCCGGGCCACGCAGGCGGACACGCTGGAGCTGACCGCCCTGGCCGACGCCCTGGCCGCGGCGGCCGGAGGCGACGCCCCGGACCTCGACCTGGTGGCCGAGCACGACCGCGAGTGCAACCTGGCGCTGGCCCGCATGGCCGACAACCCGGTCTTCGAGTGGGTCATGCGCGCGGTGCAGCTCGGGTTCAGTTCCCTGGACATGGCCCTTTACGAGGACCCGGACTGCCGGGAGCGCACCGTGGCCAACTGGCGCGACACCGCCCGGGCCATTGCCGAGCGGGAGCCCCTGGCCGCCCTGTCCCACGTTTCCCTGCATTACGCCTGGCTGCGCCGCCGGCTTGGAAAAAGCGGCTCCAGCGACGCGGACCGCAAAGATAAGGAGCAGACATGA
- a CDS encoding ABC transporter substrate-binding protein: MLRLVTRKAVLGLCLALSVALMAGPALAKSGEITFASVSWTGVTIKTELAVKILDVLGYKARNLMVSVPLAYKAMSTGEADVFLGNWMPSMATIAEKYFKDGSVIKYCENMAGAKYTLAVPTYEYEAGLKDFSDIHKYADKLDHKIYGIEEGNDGNEIIQGMIDKNMFDLGDFKLVSSSEAGMLGQVQAFARKKQWIVFLGWSPHSMNETIDMKYLTGSTDATFGPDNGTANVYTNIRKGFDKQYPNVARLLKNLTFPIPMMNTIMTTLHNSKEEQPRRAALKWLKANPDILKKWLDGVTTKKGKPALPVVTAFLAKVH, encoded by the coding sequence ATGCTTCGATTGGTAACCAGGAAAGCGGTTTTGGGCCTGTGTTTGGCGTTGTCTGTGGCGCTGATGGCCGGGCCGGCGTTGGCCAAGTCCGGCGAGATCACCTTCGCCAGCGTGAGCTGGACGGGCGTGACCATCAAAACCGAGCTTGCGGTCAAGATTCTGGATGTGCTCGGCTACAAGGCCCGCAACCTCATGGTGTCCGTGCCGCTGGCCTACAAGGCCATGTCCACGGGCGAGGCGGACGTGTTTCTCGGCAACTGGATGCCGTCCATGGCCACCATCGCGGAGAAATATTTCAAGGACGGCTCGGTCATCAAATACTGCGAGAACATGGCCGGGGCCAAATACACCCTGGCCGTGCCCACCTACGAGTACGAAGCCGGTCTCAAGGATTTTTCCGACATCCATAAATACGCCGACAAGCTGGACCACAAGATCTACGGCATCGAGGAAGGCAACGACGGCAATGAGATCATCCAGGGCATGATCGACAAGAACATGTTCGACCTGGGGGATTTCAAGCTCGTGTCGTCGAGCGAGGCGGGCATGCTCGGCCAGGTGCAGGCCTTTGCCAGGAAAAAACAGTGGATCGTCTTTCTCGGCTGGTCGCCCCACAGCATGAACGAGACCATCGACATGAAGTACCTGACCGGCTCCACCGACGCGACCTTCGGCCCCGACAACGGCACCGCAAACGTCTACACCAACATCCGCAAGGGCTTCGACAAGCAGTACCCCAACGTGGCCAGGCTTCTTAAAAACCTGACTTTCCCCATCCCCATGATGAACACCATCATGACCACGCTGCACAACAGCAAAGAAGAACAGCCCCGGCGCGCGGCGCTCAAGTGGCTCAAGGCCAACCCGGATATCCTGAAAAAATGGCTCGACGGCGTCACCACCAAGAAGGGCAAACCGGCCCTGCCCGTGGTCACGGCCTTCCTGGCCAAGGTGCATTAA